A single region of the Streptomyces sp. NBC_01381 genome encodes:
- a CDS encoding CAP domain-containing protein — translation MGRHRRSGAGGAATGRATGAPAPYADDYAGAPEPRTAAVSHRRKGRVAAPVRTGLLGVSAAVAMGAVAIASGLVPGSDNYSLGGGGDSNKVRSASSPTGVAPQGGADTDADAGRESATPSRGTDRTEAPDPSPSQSTETPSRKPSEKPSSQAPKPKPEPEETTKAPSPSRTAPQKPKAPPASAPSSKSPSAEATAEAAVLTLVNEERAKVGCSPVRADDSLASLAGDFSSDMATRDFFDHTDLDGATPWDRAEKAGIANLGGENIARGQANAQSVMDAWMNSPGHRANILNCDYKTLGVGAHFAPGGPWWTQDFGF, via the coding sequence ATGGGACGCCACCGACGCTCCGGCGCAGGGGGAGCCGCCACCGGCCGCGCCACTGGGGCACCCGCCCCGTACGCCGATGACTACGCGGGCGCCCCCGAGCCCCGCACCGCCGCCGTGTCGCACCGCCGCAAGGGCCGTGTCGCCGCACCGGTGCGCACCGGCCTGCTCGGCGTGTCCGCCGCCGTCGCGATGGGCGCCGTGGCGATCGCCTCCGGCCTGGTCCCCGGCTCCGACAACTACTCGCTGGGCGGAGGCGGCGACTCCAACAAGGTGCGTTCCGCGAGCTCCCCCACCGGTGTGGCGCCGCAGGGCGGCGCGGACACCGATGCCGACGCCGGCCGCGAGTCGGCCACGCCGAGCCGTGGCACGGACCGCACCGAAGCACCGGACCCGTCCCCCTCGCAGTCCACCGAGACGCCCTCGCGGAAGCCGTCCGAGAAGCCCTCGTCCCAGGCACCGAAGCCCAAGCCGGAGCCGGAAGAGACGACGAAGGCGCCGAGCCCCTCGCGCACCGCCCCGCAGAAGCCGAAGGCACCCCCGGCGTCGGCGCCGAGCTCGAAGTCACCGTCCGCGGAGGCCACGGCCGAGGCCGCGGTGCTCACCCTCGTCAATGAGGAGCGGGCCAAGGTGGGCTGCTCCCCCGTGCGCGCGGACGACTCGCTGGCCTCGCTGGCCGGTGACTTCAGCTCGGACATGGCCACCCGCGACTTCTTCGACCACACCGACCTGGACGGCGCGACCCCGTGGGACCGCGCAGAGAAGGCCGGGATAGCGAATCTGGGCGGCGAGAACATCGCGCGCGGCCAGGCCAACGCCCAGTCCGTGATGGACGCCTGGATGAACAGCCCCGGCCACCGCGCCAACATCCTCAACTGCGACTACAAGACCCTGGGCGTCGGTGCGCACTTCGCGCCGGGCGGCCCTTGGTGGACGCAGGACTTCGGCTTCTAG
- a CDS encoding acylphosphatase, whose amino-acid sequence MNEEVRLTAWVRGRVQGVGFRWFTRARALEIGGLSGFALNLEDGRVQVVAEGPRAGAQELLDWLRDGDTPGRVDGVTEIWDTPRGIYETFAIR is encoded by the coding sequence ATGAACGAAGAAGTCAGACTCACCGCCTGGGTTCGCGGCCGGGTGCAGGGCGTGGGTTTCCGCTGGTTCACGCGGGCGAGGGCGCTGGAGATCGGCGGCCTGAGTGGTTTTGCTCTCAATTTGGAGGACGGCCGCGTACAAGTGGTCGCCGAGGGTCCGCGAGCGGGCGCCCAGGAGCTTCTCGACTGGCTGCGGGACGGCGACACTCCCGGCCGCGTCGACGGAGTCACTGAGATCTGGGACACCCCGCGCGGCATCTACGAGACGTTCGCGATTCGCTGA
- a CDS encoding AAA family ATPase — translation MHLKALTLRGFKSFASATTLKFEPGITCVVGPNGSGKSNVVDALSWVMGEQGAKSLRGGKMEDVIFAGTTGRPPLGRAEVSLTIDNSDGALPIEYAEVTITRIMFRNGGSEYQINGDTCRLLDIQELLSDSGIGREMHVIVGQGQLDGVLHADPMGRRAFIEEAAGVLKHRKRKEKALRKLDAMQANLARVQDLTDELRRQLKPLGRQAAVARRAAVIQADLRDARLRLLADDLVRLRAALQTEVADEAALKQRKDAAEAELKKALQREAELEDEVRRLTPRLQQAQQTWYELSQLAERVRGTVSLADARVKSATAAPPEERRGRDPEDMEREAARIREQEAELEAALEAAEHALEDTVGHRADLERELAVEERRLKDVARAIADRREGLARLNGQVNAARSRAGSAQAEIDRLAVARDEAGERAVAAQEEYEQLKAEVDGLDAGDAELAGRHDEAKRSLADAEAALTAAREAATGAERKRAAVAARHDALALGLRRKDGTGALLAAKDRIVGLLGPAAELLTIAPGYEVAVAAAFGAAADAIAVSTPASAAEAIRLLRKQDGGRAALLLAGAPDAWDAGRGGSAGARGAESGGAGRRGAGVSGGGVRADGGDAGALGDGVESDGAGSGGAGPRGVEVSGGGVQVGGGSAEALGGGVGLGGGESGAAGPRGAAGGGVQVDGGSGEALGGGVGSDGAGSGGVESGGAGQCGPEAPGSSARVQALSAQPGGGPDGARSVAAQGPPFVAELVRGPDELMPAVRRLLRGVVAVGTLEDAEDLVYARPELTAVTTEGDLLGAHFAQGGSAGAPSLLEVQASVDEAAAELAELGTACERLADEQHLAGERRKEVADLVEELGERRRAADREKSAVAQQLGALAGQARGAAGEAERSAAAAAKAQDALDKAVEEAEELAERLLVAEEAPAEEEPDTAVRDRLAADGANARQTEMEARLQVRTHEERVKGLAGRADSLDRAARGEREARARAEQRKARMRHEAAVADAVARGARQLLAHVEVSLARADAERGAAERAKEVRERDLVAERNQGRDLKAELDKLTDSVHRGEVLGAEKRMRIEQLEAKALEELGVEPAGLVADYGPDQLVPPSPPAEGEELPDDPEHPRNKPVPYVRGDQEKRLKSAERAYQQLGKVNPLALEEFAALEERHKFLSEQLEDLKKTRTDLLQVVKEVDERVEQVFTEAYRDTAREFEGVFSRLFPGGEGRLILTDPDNMLATGVDVEARPPGKKVKRLSLLSGGERSLTAVALLVSIFKARPSPFYVMDEVEAALDDTNLQRLIRIMEELQEASQLIVITHQKRTMEVADALYGVSMQGDGVSKVISQRLR, via the coding sequence GTGCACCTCAAGGCCCTCACCCTGCGCGGTTTCAAATCCTTCGCGTCGGCCACGACGCTGAAGTTCGAGCCGGGCATCACCTGCGTCGTCGGACCCAACGGCTCCGGCAAGTCCAATGTCGTGGATGCGCTCAGCTGGGTCATGGGCGAGCAGGGTGCCAAGTCGCTGCGCGGCGGCAAGATGGAGGACGTCATCTTCGCCGGCACCACCGGGCGGCCGCCGCTGGGCCGGGCCGAGGTGTCCCTCACCATTGACAACTCCGACGGTGCGCTTCCCATCGAGTACGCGGAAGTCACCATCACGCGGATCATGTTCCGCAACGGCGGCAGCGAGTACCAGATCAATGGGGACACCTGCCGGCTCCTCGACATCCAGGAACTGCTCTCCGACTCCGGCATCGGCCGCGAGATGCACGTCATCGTCGGGCAGGGCCAGCTCGACGGGGTGCTGCACGCCGACCCGATGGGGCGCAGGGCCTTCATCGAGGAGGCCGCGGGCGTCCTCAAGCACCGCAAGCGCAAAGAGAAGGCGCTGCGCAAGCTCGACGCGATGCAGGCCAACCTCGCCCGCGTCCAGGACCTCACCGACGAACTGCGGCGCCAGCTCAAGCCCCTCGGGCGGCAGGCAGCCGTCGCCCGGCGGGCCGCCGTCATCCAGGCCGATCTGCGCGATGCCCGGCTGCGGCTCCTCGCCGACGATCTCGTACGACTCAGAGCGGCGCTGCAGACCGAAGTGGCGGACGAGGCGGCGCTCAAGCAGCGCAAGGACGCCGCCGAGGCCGAGCTGAAGAAGGCGCTGCAGCGCGAGGCCGAGCTCGAGGACGAGGTGCGCCGCCTCACGCCGCGGCTCCAGCAGGCGCAGCAGACGTGGTACGAGCTGTCGCAGCTGGCCGAGCGGGTGCGCGGCACCGTCTCCCTCGCCGACGCCCGGGTCAAGAGCGCGACCGCCGCGCCGCCGGAGGAGCGCCGTGGCCGCGACCCCGAGGACATGGAGCGCGAGGCCGCGCGGATCCGCGAGCAGGAGGCGGAGCTGGAGGCCGCTCTCGAAGCTGCCGAGCACGCGCTTGAGGACACGGTCGGCCACCGTGCCGATCTTGAGCGGGAGCTGGCGGTCGAGGAGCGCCGCCTCAAGGACGTGGCGCGGGCCATCGCGGACCGGCGCGAGGGGCTCGCGCGGCTGAACGGCCAGGTCAACGCGGCGCGCTCGCGGGCGGGCTCCGCGCAGGCCGAGATCGACCGGCTCGCCGTGGCCCGTGACGAGGCGGGGGAGCGCGCCGTCGCCGCCCAGGAGGAGTACGAGCAGCTCAAGGCGGAGGTCGACGGGCTCGACGCCGGGGACGCGGAGCTCGCCGGGCGGCACGACGAGGCGAAGCGTTCCCTCGCCGATGCCGAGGCCGCGCTCACCGCCGCGCGGGAGGCGGCCACCGGGGCCGAGCGCAAGCGGGCCGCGGTCGCCGCCCGGCACGACGCGCTCGCGCTCGGGCTTCGCCGCAAGGACGGCACGGGAGCGCTGCTCGCCGCCAAGGACCGGATCGTCGGGCTCCTGGGGCCCGCGGCCGAGCTGCTCACCATCGCTCCGGGGTACGAGGTCGCGGTCGCCGCGGCTTTCGGTGCCGCGGCGGACGCGATCGCGGTGAGCACCCCCGCATCGGCGGCGGAGGCGATCCGGCTGCTGCGGAAGCAGGACGGCGGGCGGGCCGCGCTGTTGCTGGCGGGGGCGCCGGACGCGTGGGACGCAGGACGCGGCGGTTCGGCGGGCGCGCGCGGCGCGGAGTCGGGGGGTGCGGGCCGGCGTGGTGCGGGGGTGTCCGGTGGTGGTGTGCGGGCCGACGGTGGCGACGCGGGGGCGCTTGGTGATGGCGTCGAGTCGGATGGTGCGGGGTCGGGTGGTGCGGGCCCGCGTGGTGTGGAGGTGTCCGGTGGCGGTGTGCAGGTCGGCGGTGGCAGTGCGGAGGCGCTGGGTGGTGGCGTCGGGTTGGGCGGTGGGGAGTCGGGCGCTGCGGGTCCTCGTGGTGCGGCCGGTGGCGGTGTGCAGGTCGACGGTGGCAGTGGAGAGGCGCTGGGGGGTGGCGTCGGGTCGGATGGTGCGGGGTCGGGCGGCGTGGAGTCGGGGGGTGCGGGGCAGTGTGGACCGGAGGCTCCAGGTAGCAGCGCCCGAGTGCAGGCGCTGTCCGCTCAGCCCGGCGGTGGCCCCGATGGTGCTCGGTCCGTAGCCGCCCAAGGTCCGCCCTTCGTCGCCGAACTGGTGCGCGGCCCCGATGAGTTGATGCCCGCCGTGCGGCGGCTGCTGCGGGGCGTGGTGGCGGTGGGGACGCTCGAGGACGCCGAGGATCTCGTCTACGCACGGCCCGAGTTGACCGCGGTGACCACCGAAGGTGACCTGCTCGGGGCGCACTTCGCGCAGGGCGGGTCCGCGGGTGCGCCCAGCCTCCTGGAGGTGCAGGCATCCGTCGACGAGGCCGCGGCCGAACTCGCCGAGCTCGGCACGGCCTGCGAGCGGCTCGCCGATGAACAGCACCTCGCGGGTGAGCGGCGTAAGGAAGTGGCCGATCTCGTCGAGGAGTTGGGCGAGCGCAGGCGCGCCGCCGACCGGGAGAAGTCGGCCGTGGCCCAGCAGCTCGGCGCGCTCGCCGGGCAGGCGCGCGGCGCCGCCGGTGAGGCCGAGCGCAGTGCCGCCGCCGCGGCCAAGGCGCAGGACGCGCTGGACAAGGCGGTCGAGGAGGCCGAGGAGCTGGCCGAACGGCTGCTGGTCGCCGAGGAGGCGCCGGCCGAGGAGGAGCCCGACACCGCCGTGCGCGATCGGCTCGCCGCCGACGGGGCCAATGCCCGGCAGACCGAGATGGAGGCCAGGCTTCAGGTCCGTACCCATGAGGAGCGGGTCAAGGGGCTTGCGGGCCGGGCCGATTCGCTCGACCGGGCCGCGCGCGGCGAACGCGAGGCACGCGCGCGTGCCGAGCAGCGCAAGGCCAGGATGCGGCACGAGGCGGCCGTCGCCGACGCCGTCGCACGCGGCGCCCGGCAGCTGCTCGCGCACGTCGAGGTCTCTCTCGCACGGGCCGATGCGGAGCGCGGTGCCGCCGAGCGCGCCAAGGAGGTCCGGGAGCGGGACCTCGTCGCCGAGCGGAATCAGGGCCGTGATCTCAAGGCCGAGCTGGACAAGCTGACGGACTCGGTGCACCGGGGCGAGGTGCTCGGCGCCGAGAAGCGGATGCGGATCGAGCAGCTGGAGGCCAAGGCGCTCGAGGAGCTCGGCGTCGAGCCGGCGGGCCTCGTCGCCGACTACGGCCCCGACCAGCTCGTGCCGCCCTCGCCGCCCGCCGAGGGCGAGGAGCTGCCCGACGACCCGGAGCACCCGCGCAACAAGCCCGTGCCGTACGTCCGCGGTGATCAGGAGAAGCGGCTGAAGTCAGCCGAACGGGCGTATCAGCAGCTCGGGAAGGTGAACCCGCTGGCGCTTGAGGAGTTCGCGGCGTTGGAGGAACGCCATAAGTTCCTGAGCGAGCAGCTCGAGGACCTGAAGAAGACGCGCACCGATCTCCTGCAGGTGGTGAAGGAGGTCGACGAGCGCGTCGAGCAGGTCTTCACCGAGGCCTACCGGGACACGGCCCGGGAGTTCGAAGGGGTCTTCTCGCGCCTCTTCCCGGGCGGTGAGGGACGCCTGATCCTCACCGATCCCGACAACATGCTCGCCACCGGTGTCGATGTCGAGGCGCGCCCGCCGGGCAAGAAGGTCAAGCGGCTCTCGCTGCTTTCCGGTGGTGAGCGGTCGCTGACCGCCGTGGCGCTGCTCGTTTCGATCTTCAAGGCGCGGCCCAGTCCCTTCTATGTGATGGACGAGGTCGAGGCCGCGCTCGACGACACCAACCTGCAGCGCCTCATCCGCATCATGGAGGAGCTGCAGGAGGCCTCGCAGCTCATCGTGATCACGCACCAGAAGCGGACGATGGAGGTCGCGGACGCGCTGTACGGCGTGTCCATGCAGGGCGACGGCGTATCCAAGGTGATCAGCCAGCGGCTTCGCTAG
- a CDS encoding sugar porter family MFS transporter codes for MTSTTKAPQPEGREAKPDHLGHVIFITAAAAMGGFLFGYDSSVINGATVAIQDRFDVDANTLGWIIATALLGCAVGAAVAGRIADRIGRIRCMQIAAVLFAASAVGSALPFAAWDLTMWRFIGGIGIGMASVIGPAYIAEVAPPAYRGRLASFQQAAIVIGIAVSQLVNYGILKLADDDQRGELMGLEAWQLMLGVMVIPAVLYGLLSFVIPESPRFLIQVGRDVEAKKVLGEVEGHKIDLDARVAEIHHGLVSEHKPSFKDLLGKVGFLPIVWVGIGLSVFQQLVGINVIFYYSNQLWQSIGHDPSSSFLYSFETSIVNIIGTVIAMIFVDRIGRKPLALIGSAGMALALFTMAWAFSYRTGSGDTVSLPDAQGLTAIIAANLFVLFFALSWGVVVWVLLGEIFPNRIRAAALGVAASAQWLANFAITKTFPSMSEWSLTGSYIIYGAFAALSIPFVMKFVKETKGKTLEEMG; via the coding sequence GTGACCAGCACAACGAAGGCGCCGCAGCCCGAAGGCAGAGAGGCCAAGCCGGACCATCTCGGCCACGTCATCTTCATCACGGCGGCAGCCGCGATGGGTGGCTTCCTCTTCGGCTACGACAGCTCGGTGATCAACGGCGCGACCGTCGCCATCCAGGACCGATTCGACGTCGACGCGAACACGCTCGGCTGGATCATCGCCACCGCGCTGCTCGGCTGTGCCGTCGGTGCCGCGGTCGCCGGACGCATCGCCGACCGCATCGGCCGCATCCGCTGCATGCAGATCGCCGCCGTCCTCTTCGCGGCGAGCGCCGTCGGTTCCGCCCTGCCGTTCGCGGCCTGGGACCTCACGATGTGGCGCTTCATCGGCGGCATCGGCATCGGCATGGCCTCCGTCATCGGCCCGGCCTACATCGCCGAGGTCGCCCCGCCCGCGTACCGAGGCCGCCTCGCCTCCTTCCAGCAGGCCGCGATCGTCATCGGCATCGCCGTCTCGCAGCTGGTCAACTACGGCATCCTGAAGCTGGCGGACGACGACCAGCGCGGTGAGCTGATGGGCCTTGAGGCCTGGCAGCTGATGCTCGGCGTCATGGTCATCCCGGCCGTCCTCTACGGCCTGCTCTCCTTCGTCATCCCCGAGTCGCCGCGCTTCCTGATCCAGGTCGGCCGTGACGTCGAGGCCAAGAAGGTGCTCGGCGAGGTCGAGGGCCACAAGATCGACCTGGACGCGCGCGTCGCCGAGATCCACCACGGTCTGGTCAGCGAGCACAAGCCCTCGTTCAAGGACCTGCTCGGCAAGGTCGGCTTCCTGCCGATCGTCTGGGTCGGCATCGGGCTCTCGGTGTTCCAGCAGCTCGTCGGCATCAACGTGATCTTCTACTACTCGAACCAGCTGTGGCAGTCGATCGGGCACGACCCGAGCAGCTCGTTCCTGTACTCGTTCGAGACGTCGATCGTGAACATCATCGGCACCGTCATCGCGATGATCTTCGTCGACCGGATCGGCCGCAAGCCGCTGGCCCTGATCGGCTCCGCCGGCATGGCTCTCGCGCTGTTCACCATGGCCTGGGCGTTCTCGTACCGGACCGGATCCGGCGACACCGTCTCGCTGCCGGACGCACAGGGTCTGACCGCGATCATCGCCGCCAACCTCTTCGTGCTCTTCTTCGCGCTCTCCTGGGGCGTGGTGGTCTGGGTGCTGCTCGGCGAGATCTTCCCGAACCGGATCCGCGCCGCCGCCCTCGGCGTCGCAGCGTCCGCCCAGTGGCTCGCCAACTTCGCGATCACCAAGACGTTCCCGAGCATGTCCGAGTGGAGCCTGACCGGCTCGTACATCATCTACGGCGCCTTCGCCGCGCTCTCGATCCCCTTCGTCATGAAGTTCGTCAAGGAGACGAAGGGCAAGACCCTGGAGGAGATGGGCTAA
- a CDS encoding LLM class flavin-dependent oxidoreductase: MPVTVVRFNLVDPAATPGSLSERYKAALEMAAYADDRGISTVQTEEHHGVGNNWLPSPFTFAGAVFGATRRIAVTVSAIIGPLHDPLRLAEDIAVLDLLSGGRLVTVAGIGYRPEEYAAFGVEWKRRGKLQDELLETLLQAWTGEPFEFRGRTVRVTPRPHTQPHPLLLVGGSSQAAARRAARLGLPLFPSAHLPDLEAYYNERLAEYGTEGWTMMPAAETPLLHIADDPDRTWAEHGEHFLHEARTYASWQSKDIRSAVKSAATTVDELRAEGVYRVLTPDECVTYVQGGAANLVLHPLSGGMPVDEGWRSLHHFCENVLPRLKE, translated from the coding sequence ATGCCCGTCACAGTCGTCCGTTTCAACCTCGTCGATCCCGCGGCCACACCCGGCTCGCTGAGTGAACGCTACAAAGCCGCCCTGGAGATGGCCGCTTACGCGGATGACCGGGGCATCTCCACCGTGCAGACCGAGGAGCACCACGGCGTCGGCAACAACTGGCTGCCCTCGCCCTTCACGTTCGCGGGCGCGGTGTTCGGCGCGACCCGGCGCATCGCCGTGACCGTCTCCGCGATCATCGGCCCGCTGCACGATCCGCTGCGGCTCGCCGAGGACATCGCCGTACTCGATCTGCTGAGCGGCGGGCGTCTGGTGACGGTGGCGGGGATCGGCTACCGGCCCGAGGAGTACGCGGCCTTCGGCGTCGAGTGGAAGCGGCGCGGCAAACTCCAGGACGAGCTGCTCGAAACGCTGCTGCAGGCCTGGACCGGCGAACCCTTCGAGTTCCGCGGCCGCACCGTGCGCGTCACCCCGCGTCCGCACACCCAGCCGCACCCGCTGCTCCTGGTCGGCGGCTCCTCACAGGCGGCGGCCCGGCGCGCGGCCCGGCTCGGCCTGCCGCTCTTCCCGAGCGCCCATCTGCCGGACCTGGAGGCGTACTACAACGAACGCCTCGCCGAGTACGGCACCGAGGGCTGGACGATGATGCCCGCCGCCGAGACCCCGCTCCTGCACATCGCCGACGACCCGGACCGCACCTGGGCCGAGCACGGCGAGCACTTCTTGCACGAGGCCCGCACCTATGCCTCCTGGCAGTCCAAGGACATCCGCTCGGCGGTGAAGTCCGCCGCCACGACGGTGGACGAGCTGCGCGCCGAGGGCGTCTACCGCGTGCTCACGCCCGACGAGTGCGTGACGTACGTACAGGGCGGCGCCGCCAATCTCGTACTGCATCCGCTGTCCGGCGGGATGCCGGTCGACGAGGGATGGCGCAGCCTGCACCACTTCTGCGAAAACGTACTGCCCCGGCTCAAGGAATAG
- a CDS encoding cytosine permease, translating to MSTTAENEGALETRGLEPVPDSERTGRTRELFPTWVAANISVLLLTMGAGLIVTNGLNFWQALVVALVSPVLSYGMVGLISIAGKRGGSPGMTLSRAVFGQRGNLFPGSLIWIARWGWETINAVTGAYAIIVVLDICFGVKSSTWLTVVTLVAFVAGTFVISGLGRKVLHICNTWATYLFGAFSVLVLVYLIANTPWSDVFSESAGSTAAMVAGVGVIAAGGISWVPTGPDFTRYLPRTASSKALVGNAIGGAGIVVVPMVLMGAVMAVSTPSLSSAADPVSFLGELLPTWIAVPYLVMALIGMLLINSMSMYSAGFTAMTLGIKVPRAWAVSINAIISLIFGYLLMNVASSFMGSFISFLTLLAVAFSAWIGVFGVDMLRRKTYDGEALMDTKRTSAYWYKAGFAWQAMTAWAVALVMGLLFTKVDWFSGPLATSWVGRNGLGWLATIVIAAVLYAVLPRTPAVETPGGKGDDTELVSA from the coding sequence ATGAGCACCACCGCCGAAAACGAAGGCGCCCTGGAGACACGCGGCCTCGAGCCCGTCCCCGACTCCGAGCGCACCGGCAGGACCCGCGAGCTGTTCCCCACATGGGTCGCGGCCAACATCAGCGTCCTGCTGCTCACCATGGGCGCGGGCCTCATCGTGACCAATGGCCTCAACTTCTGGCAGGCCCTGGTCGTCGCCCTCGTGTCCCCCGTTCTCAGCTACGGCATGGTCGGGCTGATCTCCATCGCGGGCAAGCGCGGCGGCTCGCCGGGCATGACGCTCTCGCGCGCGGTCTTCGGCCAGCGCGGCAACCTCTTCCCGGGCTCCCTGATCTGGATCGCCCGCTGGGGCTGGGAGACGATCAACGCGGTCACGGGCGCGTACGCGATCATCGTCGTCCTGGACATCTGCTTCGGCGTGAAGTCCAGCACCTGGCTGACGGTCGTCACGCTGGTCGCCTTCGTCGCCGGTACGTTCGTCATCAGTGGCCTCGGCCGCAAGGTGCTGCACATCTGCAACACCTGGGCGACGTACCTCTTCGGCGCGTTCAGCGTCCTCGTACTGGTCTACCTCATCGCCAACACCCCGTGGTCAGACGTCTTCTCCGAGTCGGCGGGCTCCACCGCGGCGATGGTCGCGGGCGTCGGCGTGATCGCCGCCGGTGGCATCAGCTGGGTCCCCACCGGACCGGACTTCACCCGCTACCTGCCGCGCACGGCCTCCAGCAAGGCCCTGGTGGGCAACGCGATCGGTGGCGCCGGCATCGTCGTCGTACCGATGGTCCTGATGGGCGCCGTCATGGCGGTCAGCACGCCGTCCCTGTCGTCGGCCGCCGACCCCGTCTCCTTCCTCGGCGAGCTGCTTCCGACGTGGATCGCGGTGCCGTACCTGGTGATGGCCCTGATCGGCATGCTGCTGATCAACTCGATGTCGATGTACTCCGCGGGCTTCACCGCGATGACGCTCGGCATCAAGGTCCCGCGCGCGTGGGCAGTGAGCATCAACGCCATCATCAGCCTGATCTTCGGCTACCTGCTGATGAACGTGGCCAGCAGCTTCATGGGTTCGTTCATCTCCTTCCTGACGCTGCTCGCGGTCGCGTTCTCCGCGTGGATCGGCGTCTTCGGCGTCGACATGCTGCGCCGCAAGACGTACGACGGCGAGGCGCTGATGGACACCAAGCGCACCAGCGCCTACTGGTACAAGGCCGGCTTCGCCTGGCAGGCCATGACCGCGTGGGCGGTCGCCCTGGTGATGGGTCTGCTCTTCACCAAGGTCGACTGGTTCAGCGGCCCCCTCGCCACGTCCTGGGTCGGCCGCAACGGCCTCGGCTGGCTGGCCACGATCGTCATCGCGGCCGTCCTGTACGCGGTCCTTCCGCGCACACCGGCCGTCGAAACGCCCGGCGGCAAGGGCGACGACACCGAGCTGGTCAGCGCCTGA
- the ftsY gene encoding signal recognition particle-docking protein FtsY: MEIVILAVVIAVVVIGALGGLVIGSRKKKQLPPQAPSTTPTITAPPAEPQVGDEAETPRDEPRRTIEEVELPGAGAEAPVVTEEAPEAAPEIETPEPTAGRLVRLRTRLSRSQNALGKGLLTLLSRDNLDEDTWEEIEDTLLTADVGVAPTQELVERLRERVRVLGTRTPDELRALLREELIALLGTREGTDFDRAVKTESGLETPGIVMVVGVNGTGKTTTTGKLARVLVADGRSVVLGAADTFRAAAADQLQTWGERVGARTVRGPEGGDPASIAFDAVKEGIAEGADVVLIDTAGRLHTKTGLMDELGKVKRVVEKHAPLDEVLLVLDATTGQNGLVQARVFAEVVDITGIVLTKLDGTAKGGIVVAVQRELGVPVKLVGLGEGADDLAPFEPEAFVDALIGE; the protein is encoded by the coding sequence ATGGAAATCGTCATCCTTGCTGTAGTCATCGCCGTGGTCGTGATCGGCGCGCTCGGCGGGCTCGTGATCGGCAGCCGCAAGAAGAAGCAGCTGCCGCCGCAGGCGCCGTCGACCACGCCCACCATCACCGCCCCTCCCGCCGAACCGCAGGTTGGCGACGAGGCCGAGACGCCGCGCGACGAACCGCGCCGCACGATCGAGGAGGTGGAACTCCCGGGCGCCGGAGCCGAGGCGCCGGTGGTCACCGAGGAGGCCCCCGAGGCCGCCCCGGAGATCGAGACCCCGGAGCCCACCGCAGGACGCCTGGTCCGCCTGCGCACCCGGCTCTCCCGCTCGCAGAACGCGCTCGGCAAGGGGCTGCTCACGCTCCTCTCCCGCGACAACCTGGACGAGGACACCTGGGAGGAGATCGAGGACACGCTCCTCACCGCCGACGTCGGCGTCGCCCCCACCCAGGAACTGGTCGAGCGGCTCCGTGAGCGCGTCCGGGTGCTCGGCACCCGCACCCCGGACGAGCTCCGCGCGCTGCTGCGCGAGGAGCTCATCGCCCTGCTCGGCACGCGCGAGGGCACGGACTTCGACCGCGCCGTGAAGACCGAGTCGGGCCTGGAGACGCCCGGCATCGTGATGGTCGTCGGCGTCAACGGCACCGGCAAGACCACCACCACCGGCAAGCTCGCCCGCGTCCTGGTCGCCGACGGCCGCTCGGTCGTCCTCGGCGCGGCGGACACCTTCCGCGCGGCCGCCGCGGACCAGCTGCAGACCTGGGGCGAGCGCGTCGGCGCCCGCACGGTGCGCGGCCCCGAGGGTGGCGACCCGGCGTCGATCGCCTTCGACGCGGTCAAGGAAGGCATCGCGGAGGGCGCCGATGTCGTCCTCATCGACACCGCGGGCCGGCTGCACACCAAGACGGGCCTGATGGACGAGCTCGGCAAGGTCAAGCGCGTCGTCGAGAAGCACGCGCCGCTGGACGAGGTGCTGCTCGTGCTCGACGCCACGACCGGGCAGAACGGCTTGGTGCAGGCGCGGGTCTTCGCCGAGGTCGTCGACATCACCGGCATCGTCCTGACGAAGCTGGATGGCACCGCCAAGGGCGGAATCGTTGTTGCCGTTCAGCGGGAGCTGGGTGTGCCGGTGAAGTTGGTGGGGCTTGGTGAAGGTGCGGATGATCTTGCGCCGTTTGAGCCTGAGGCCTTTGTGGATGCGTTGATCGGGGAGTAG